In Candidatus Ancaeobacter aquaticus, the sequence GGAATTATTTTTGTTAGTATCTCTGGCTCTTCATCATACCCCATTGATGATGTTTGTGTCATTTGTGATGCATACCCGGCTTTAACCTCAAGTTCCGGGTTTTTTATATATGTACGAAGTGCTGTTAACAGATCCTTTTTGAAGGTGTTGTATGTAACCCCTTCAGCCTTCACTTCCCCCACAAGAGGTAGTGTAACATTTCCATCTTTTGATACAGTCACCACTCTATCGAGATCTGAATGCCTCTTGACTGTAATTATAAGACTATCCCCGCTCCGAATAACATCATCTGCGCTCGCAATCAATGTATCAGTAACACTGATCAATGAAAAAGATATAATAAAAACACATAAAATTAAACGATGCATCTGACTCCTTATTGACATAATTCCCCCATTATTTATTTTCAATTTTATATTTCTCGCCTTCAATGATTAATAATCTCTTGCGTGCCTTTTCCATCCACTCCAACGTAGATGATTTATTTAGGGCAGCTTTCATATAAAACTCTTTGGCTTTAGTCATATCTTCTAGACGTTCATATGCATATGCTATTTCATATAATTCATGTCCGTCAGAAATATTATTGTTATTTCTCAGCATTTCCTCATAGATCTTTATAACATCAGTATATTTATCAGTTTTTTTATAACAATTTGCAATATTTTCTAAAGAAGCGTTCACTATTTCTTTTTCCGGATTAACTTTCATTGCTTTTCTGAACTCTTGAATTGCCTCATCATATTTATTTTCTTTTGCTAAAATATTGCCGAGCCAATGATATGAATAACCTGCTCGCTGACTGTCAGGAAACATAGATATTACCTTATTATATTTCTCCTTAGCGCTTTTATTATCACCGAGTATCTCATAACACGCTGCAAGAAAATAATAAGCGTCTTCAACAAGAGGGTTTTGAGGGTATTTTTTAATAAATTTACGATAGTAGATTGACGCGTTTTTGTAGTCGCGAAGAGAGTGGTATTTTGAAGCATTATTATATATATACTCAGAGCTGGATGTTTTTTTATAGTACATAAATGAGAATAGAACTACCGCGCATAAAACTAGAATAACGATAGTCTTTTTTGTTAAACTTTTTCTATGAATTTCAGCAACTTGCTTTTTCTTTTCATGCTTAATCTTTTCTTCAAATATCTCTCTATCTTCTTTTTTTAAATCAACAAGGTAGTTATCATCCATATCTTCCGGTTTCTTTGCAATACCTATATGTCTTTTTAATTTTCTCGCACGATCGCTTTTTTCAATTTGCATAGCACGATTTGGCGGGCCGTACATGATTACGATGAAATCTGTTCCATTATCAAAGAATTTTGGATCTGGAAGATTCAGTTCTTTTAGAGAGTTTTTTATGCGGGTAACACCGGTGCCGAGTTTTTCAACATATTTACCCATATAATATAGCGCTTCCATCAGGTTTCGATTACGTAAAAATTGTATGTTTTCAATATTCGTAACTGTTAAAGATGAAGTTAATCCCCCCGGAGAATAGAATTCAAGTCTATCATCAAACATGTATACCCGGCACGTTGATCCTGTCATACTATAGTCTCTGTGAATAAGTCCATTGACAATAATTTCACGAACAGCATCGAGAGGATATTCTGGAATATCAGTTCTTTTTAGCCCTTTAACTGTGCCATATAATTTCATGTTTCTGACAAAAAATAACTCTGCCGCGTTAATAATTTCTGGAATTGTCCCTCGTATTTCCTTCTGTTCAATTATGTGCCCTGCTTTATTTGTTCCAGAAAATTTGACCATCTTGAGACTGCTTGCCCATAAATATTTCTGAGGATTTTTGCCAAATAATAGCAGTCCGGCAATGGTCGGATGTATTTTATTTCCTACCTTTTTGATAAGATTCATTTCTAAAAGTATTGACTCTGCGGTCCCATCGCTTGATTTAATATCTCGATTATTAAGGACTTTACTTGCGAAATCCTCAATAAGGTCTTTATCTAAGTCATCATATGTCGATTCTAATACTGGGGTTTCATCGTAATCTTGTGTATATTTCTTATCTGCTGTATCATCCATAATTTTTAACCCTCACCGAATTTTTTAAAATGTTTTCTTTCCTGCTCAACATCTTTCCTCATCCAGCCTTCAATATTTTTCATAAGATGGTAAAAATCAGAAAGTGTTACCTTATCATCATCGCGACTGACAGACGATGTTGCATGGCCTCTAATCTTATTGACATACACATTATACTGAGAGTCTGTCATAGAGGCTTTGTTATAAAAATATCCTGCAATAAGACCCAACATAAGACAACCAATGACGATTAAGGCATATTTATTAAGTAAAATATGTTTAATATAATAGTCGATAGTTTCCCTTTTTCGAGCAATCTTTGAAATATAATCTTTTTCAATCCGTTTTTTGTCTAATTCTATTTCCTGCGCATTCTGCTCAACCTGTTCTTTAAGGGCATACCATTTTTTTTGTATGAGCTGCTTTTGAGATACATCACTTTTCCCATAATAATTTTGCATTGTTTCCATATAAGGTAATTTGCCGAATTTAGCTCTATGGAGAACGTATTTTATTAGCGATAAGAGGTAATCAATATCAAAAGGCTTTGTTATATAGTCAAAGACACCGTAGTTCTCTGCTTCTATAACTGCATCTTTTCTTTTCCCGTATGCGGAGAGGATAATAATACTGACGGTATGATCTTTTTTGCGGATTCGTTTGATAGTCTCAATGCCATTAATGCCGGGCATCATCACATCAACCATTATGAGGTCAAATTTGTCCTTTGAAGCTATCTCCACGCCTTTTTCCCCACCAGATGCTGTCATTACATCGTAACCTTCTGATGAAAGGATATCCTCAATCAACGCTGAAATAGATTCTTCATCATCTATAACAAGAATCTTTATTAGCGTGTTATTAGTTTCTTTCTTTGTGTGATTCGATGGCATTATTTATTACCTGTTCAATAATATTAATGTCAAAAGGCTTGCCTATTTCCCCATAAGCTCCAAGTTTTATTTCGTTGAGATCTGTTTCCGGTGACCCATATGCAGTTATAATAATGACAATTGCAGTTGGATTGATGTCCTTCATTTGCTTAAGAACATCAATCCCATTGGCCTTTCCCAACTTTAAATCAAGGAGGACAATATGCGGTTTGAGTTCTTTAAATTCGTCAATAGCCTCCAGAGCAGTTTCTGCTGTTTTGATGGTGTATCCCTTTAAACTAAGCATATCAAACAACAGTGTGCGAATATTTTCTTCGTCATCAACAACAAGAATTTTTATATTTTCATTATTCATAATAGCCTCAATTACAGGGTAATTTTATTGTAAATGTCGTTCCTACACCAATTTTACTGTGAACGCATAACTCACCGCCAAAGTTC encodes:
- a CDS encoding response regulator, coding for MPSNHTKKETNNTLIKILVIDDEESISALIEDILSSEGYDVMTASGGEKGVEIASKDKFDLIMVDVMMPGINGIETIKRIRKKDHTVSIIILSAYGKRKDAVIEAENYGVFDYITKPFDIDYLLSLIKYVLHRAKFGKLPYMETMQNYYGKSDVSQKQLIQKKWYALKEQVEQNAQEIELDKKRIEKDYISKIARKRETIDYYIKHILLNKYALIVIGCLMLGLIAGYFYNKASMTDSQYNVYVNKIRGHATSSVSRDDDKVTLSDFYHLMKNIEGWMRKDVEQERKHFKKFGEG
- a CDS encoding ATP-binding protein; this encodes MDDTADKKYTQDYDETPVLESTYDDLDKDLIEDFASKVLNNRDIKSSDGTAESILLEMNLIKKVGNKIHPTIAGLLLFGKNPQKYLWASSLKMVKFSGTNKAGHIIEQKEIRGTIPEIINAAELFFVRNMKLYGTVKGLKRTDIPEYPLDAVREIIVNGLIHRDYSMTGSTCRVYMFDDRLEFYSPGGLTSSLTVTNIENIQFLRNRNLMEALYYMGKYVEKLGTGVTRIKNSLKELNLPDPKFFDNGTDFIVIMYGPPNRAMQIEKSDRARKLKRHIGIAKKPEDMDDNYLVDLKKEDREIFEEKIKHEKKKQVAEIHRKSLTKKTIVILVLCAVVLFSFMYYKKTSSSEYIYNNASKYHSLRDYKNASIYYRKFIKKYPQNPLVEDAYYFLAACYEILGDNKSAKEKYNKVISMFPDSQRAGYSYHWLGNILAKENKYDEAIQEFRKAMKVNPEKEIVNASLENIANCYKKTDKYTDVIKIYEEMLRNNNNISDGHELYEIAYAYERLEDMTKAKEFYMKAALNKSSTLEWMEKARKRLLIIEGEKYKIENK
- a CDS encoding response regulator, with the protein product MNNENIKILVVDDEENIRTLLFDMLSLKGYTIKTAETALEAIDEFKELKPHIVLLDLKLGKANGIDVLKQMKDINPTAIVIIITAYGSPETDLNEIKLGAYGEIGKPFDINIIEQVINNAIESHKERN